In the Topomyia yanbarensis strain Yona2022 chromosome 3, ASM3024719v1, whole genome shotgun sequence genome, one interval contains:
- the LOC131687683 gene encoding thioredoxin-like protein 1 produces MLDLNTFIQKNQCECLNESNDHPMVNALSSSGGHLVSDCDEQLIISITFNQLVKISAIKFKEPPSHGPKKVSVQDLVLGQKDLVSGSPIPLHFVKFLNVQNMQLFVKDNHSGDETTIIDHLAFIGSPIATTKMDDFQRMAGKKGESH; encoded by the exons ATGTTGGACTTGAACACCTTCATCCAGAAGAACCAGTGCGAATGTTTGAACGAATCGAACGACCACCCGATGGTGAATGCGCTCAGTTCCAGCGGTGGTCATCTGGTGTCCGATTGTGACGAACAGTTGATCATTTCGATTACCTTCAATCAGCTGGTTAAAATCAGTGCCATCAAGTTCAAAGAACCGCCCTCTCACGGACCGAAAAAAG TTTCGGTGCAGGATCTGGTACTAGGGCAGAAGGATCTTGTATCGGGATCGCCGATACCGTTGCACTTCGTTAAATTTCTGAACGTGCAGAATATGCAGCTGTTCGTGAAGGATAACCATTCTGGTGACGAGACGACCATTATCGATCATTTGGCCTTCATCGGGTCACCGATTGCAACGACTAAGATGGATGACTTCCAGCGAATGGCTGGGAAGAAGGGTGAAAGCCACTAG